One Chlorobaculum limnaeum genomic window carries:
- the purT gene encoding formate-dependent phosphoribosylglycinamide formyltransferase, with translation MPKTIMLLGSGELGKEFVIAVKRLGHRVIAVDSYDDAPAQQVADGREVIDMLDGNALDSLVALHQPDIIVPEIEAIRTERFYDYEKQGIQVVPSARAANFTMNRKAIRDLAACELGLRTANYRYAASLDELRAAVAEVGLPCVVKPLMSSSGKGQSTVRSEVDVEKAWNYSQSGKRGDIAEVIVEAFVAFHTEITLLTVTQKNGPTLFCPPIGHRQERGDYQESWQPCRISPEHLARAQEIAGKVTAALTGAGIWGVEFFLADDGLYFSELSPRPHDTGMVTLAGTQNFSEFELHARAVLGLPIPGIELLRAGASAVILADRAGVDPQFDGVEAALAEPGSDIRIFGKPVTRPYRRMGVALMSGAPGSDVESLKQQAIANAAKVTVQCEDAD, from the coding sequence ATGCCGAAAACAATCATGCTGCTGGGCAGCGGGGAGCTTGGGAAGGAGTTCGTGATCGCCGTCAAGCGCCTTGGCCATCGGGTAATCGCCGTTGACAGCTACGACGACGCGCCCGCGCAGCAGGTGGCAGACGGGCGCGAGGTGATCGACATGCTCGATGGCAATGCGCTCGACTCTCTCGTCGCCCTGCACCAGCCGGACATTATCGTGCCGGAGATCGAGGCGATCCGCACCGAGAGATTTTACGACTATGAAAAGCAGGGGATTCAGGTCGTGCCCTCCGCACGGGCGGCGAACTTTACGATGAACCGCAAAGCGATCCGCGATCTCGCCGCCTGCGAGCTTGGCCTTCGCACGGCTAACTATCGCTATGCCGCCTCGCTCGACGAGTTGCGGGCGGCGGTCGCCGAAGTCGGCCTGCCCTGCGTGGTCAAGCCGCTGATGAGCTCGTCGGGCAAGGGGCAATCGACCGTGCGGAGCGAGGTGGATGTCGAAAAGGCGTGGAACTACTCGCAGAGCGGCAAACGGGGCGACATCGCCGAAGTGATCGTCGAAGCGTTCGTGGCGTTCCATACCGAAATTACGCTGCTGACCGTGACGCAAAAAAATGGGCCGACGCTCTTCTGCCCGCCCATCGGCCACCGACAGGAGCGCGGCGACTATCAGGAGAGCTGGCAGCCCTGCCGCATCAGCCCGGAGCATCTGGCGCGGGCGCAGGAGATTGCGGGCAAGGTAACGGCCGCGCTGACCGGCGCGGGCATCTGGGGCGTGGAGTTTTTCCTTGCCGACGACGGGCTTTATTTCTCGGAACTCTCGCCGCGACCGCACGATACCGGCATGGTGACGCTCGCCGGAACGCAGAATTTCTCGGAGTTCGAGCTGCATGCCCGCGCGGTGCTCGGCCTGCCGATTCCCGGCATCGAGCTGTTGCGGGCCGGAGCGAGCGCGGTAATTCTGGCCGACCGGGCGGGCGTTGATCCGCAGTTCGATGGAGTGGAGGCGGCGCTTGCCGAGCCGGGCAGCGACATCCGGATTTTCGGAAAGCCGGTGACGCGCCCCTATCGCCGCATGGGCGTGGCGCTCATGTCGGGAGCGCCCGGCAGCGATGTCGAATCGCTCAAGCAGCAAGCCATCGCCAACGCCGCCAAAGTGACGGTGCAGTGCGAGGATGCGGACTGA
- a CDS encoding SRPBCC family protein, whose amino-acid sequence MVMAMYGFVILFPGKASSRTVENDRVPSRMQQVEEQYQEAKVRTSNLENGVTAVIGKIYINASAKNIWSAITDYNNQKHFVPKLIDSGLISDNGSEQVMFEKGKTGYLFFKKTVYIKLSIRGDYPKRLAFRQIEGDFKIYEGDWLIDRAPDGKGFVLTFQAKIKPDFFAPPMFVRKVQENDLPMVLTAMKKRAESAEASLPESRASSQKKSPQPSGNSIIAE is encoded by the coding sequence ATGGTCATGGCCATGTATGGTTTTGTCATCCTCTTTCCAGGAAAAGCTTCTTCCCGTACCGTCGAAAACGATAGAGTTCCATCCCGAATGCAACAGGTCGAGGAGCAATATCAGGAAGCAAAAGTACGCACATCCAATCTGGAAAATGGAGTGACTGCCGTAATCGGAAAAATTTACATCAACGCATCAGCCAAAAATATCTGGTCAGCCATCACGGACTACAACAACCAGAAACATTTCGTACCCAAACTCATTGACAGCGGTCTTATTTCGGACAATGGCAGTGAGCAGGTGATGTTCGAAAAAGGCAAAACCGGCTATCTTTTTTTCAAAAAAACCGTTTACATCAAGTTGAGCATCCGCGGCGATTATCCGAAACGTCTTGCATTCCGCCAGATAGAGGGCGACTTCAAGATCTACGAGGGCGACTGGCTTATCGACCGCGCACCTGACGGCAAAGGTTTCGTGCTTACCTTCCAGGCGAAAATCAAGCCGGACTTCTTCGCTCCACCCATGTTCGTGCGCAAGGTGCAGGAGAACGATCTGCCGATGGTGCTGACCGCCATGAAAAAACGCGCCGAGTCGGCTGAAGCCTCATTGCCCGAGAGTCGTGCTTCAAGTCAGAAAAAATCCCCCCAGCCATCCGGCAATTCCATCATCGCAGAGTGA
- a CDS encoding GNAT family N-acetyltransferase, producing the protein MSPIPGYTIRTMTRQEIDLAVDWAAAEGWNPGLEDAECFCRADPEGFLIGLVHGEPVACISVVRYGSSFGFLGFYIVMPEYRGRGLGLELWNAGLKRLEGRVVGLDGVVAQQHNYRKSGFALAWRNIRYMGAARSSRDNIEETVPLSSVPFEELVTYDREFFPDDRRAFLECWASRQGSRAFGIRQSGKLAGYGLIRPCRAGFKIGPLFTDNPELAETLFGALESSVPEGSAIFLDIPEVNPAALELVQRHEMSVVFETARMYKGPAPQLPVERIFGVTTFELG; encoded by the coding sequence ATGTCACCAATACCGGGATACACGATCAGAACCATGACTCGCCAGGAGATCGACCTGGCTGTCGATTGGGCCGCCGCCGAAGGGTGGAACCCCGGTCTGGAAGATGCGGAATGCTTCTGCCGCGCCGACCCGGAGGGGTTCCTCATCGGCTTGGTGCATGGCGAACCGGTCGCCTGCATTTCCGTTGTCCGCTACGGGAGCTCGTTCGGGTTTCTCGGTTTTTATATCGTCATGCCGGAATACCGCGGACGGGGACTGGGTCTTGAACTCTGGAACGCAGGACTGAAACGCCTCGAAGGGCGCGTGGTTGGGCTCGACGGCGTGGTGGCGCAACAGCACAACTACCGGAAATCGGGATTTGCCCTCGCCTGGCGGAACATCCGGTACATGGGAGCGGCCCGCAGCAGCCGCGACAATATCGAGGAGACCGTGCCGCTTTCGTCGGTTCCGTTCGAAGAGTTGGTCACCTATGACCGGGAGTTTTTTCCTGATGACCGGCGAGCGTTTCTTGAGTGCTGGGCAAGCCGCCAGGGCAGCCGCGCTTTCGGAATACGCCAGAGCGGCAAGCTGGCCGGCTACGGCCTCATCCGCCCATGCCGCGCCGGCTTCAAGATCGGCCCGCTTTTCACCGACAATCCCGAGCTTGCCGAAACGCTTTTCGGAGCACTCGAAAGCTCGGTGCCGGAAGGCTCTGCGATCTTCCTCGACATACCGGAGGTCAACCCGGCGGCGCTCGAACTGGTTCAACGGCACGAAATGAGCGTGGTTTTCGAGACCGCCCGCATGTACAAAGGCCCAGCGCCACAGCTTCCAGTCGAGCGTATTTTCGGCGTTACGACATTCGAGCTTGGGTAA
- a CDS encoding NAD(P)-dependent oxidoreductase, whose amino-acid sequence MSSSSSPAEPRTGIQKKRVFVVGATGYIGKFVVRELVSRGYDVVSFARPRSGVNASTTEEETRRQLQGSEVRFGDVSDMASLLRDGIKGEHFDAVVSCLTSRNGGIRDSWNIDYQATRNSLDAGISAGISQFVLLSAICVQKPMLEFQRAKLKFEKELRESGVTYSIVRPTAFFKSIAGQIEKVKNGKPYVMFGDGKLTSCKPISEGDLARFIADCLEDPAKQNKILPIGGPGEPVTNLDQALMLFELLGREPKLKKMPIQMFDVIIPVLTLLSKIFPSFDEKAEFARIGKYYCSESMLVWDPVKKRYDADATPSYGTETLRDFYQRALKEGLAGQELGAHSMF is encoded by the coding sequence ATGTCATCATCCTCTTCACCGGCAGAACCCCGCACCGGCATCCAGAAAAAGCGTGTGTTTGTGGTTGGGGCGACCGGTTATATCGGCAAGTTTGTTGTGCGCGAGTTGGTTTCGAGAGGCTACGATGTCGTCAGTTTCGCCCGCCCGCGCTCCGGCGTGAACGCATCGACGACAGAAGAGGAGACACGTCGGCAGCTACAGGGTTCGGAAGTACGCTTCGGTGACGTATCCGATATGGCGTCTCTGCTGAGGGATGGTATCAAAGGGGAGCACTTCGATGCAGTAGTTTCGTGCCTGACCTCGCGCAACGGCGGCATCAGGGATTCGTGGAACATCGATTACCAGGCGACGCGGAATTCGCTCGACGCGGGCATCTCCGCCGGTATCAGCCAGTTCGTGCTGCTCTCGGCCATCTGCGTGCAGAAGCCGATGCTGGAGTTCCAGCGAGCCAAGTTGAAGTTCGAGAAGGAGTTGCGCGAATCCGGCGTGACGTACTCCATCGTTCGACCGACGGCATTCTTCAAGTCGATTGCCGGGCAGATCGAGAAGGTCAAAAATGGCAAGCCTTACGTCATGTTCGGCGACGGCAAGCTGACGTCATGCAAGCCGATCAGCGAGGGAGATCTGGCCCGGTTCATCGCCGATTGCCTCGAAGATCCGGCGAAACAGAACAAAATCCTGCCCATCGGCGGGCCGGGTGAACCGGTGACGAACCTCGACCAGGCGCTCATGCTTTTCGAGCTGCTTGGCCGCGAGCCGAAGCTCAAGAAGATGCCGATTCAGATGTTTGACGTAATTATTCCCGTGCTGACCCTGCTGTCGAAGATTTTTCCGTCATTTGACGAAAAAGCGGAATTTGCCCGCATTGGCAAATACTACTGCTCGGAGTCGATGCTGGTTTGGGATCCGGTAAAGAAGCGCTACGACGCCGACGCAACTCCCTCCTACGGCACCGAAACGCTGCGCGACTTCTACCAGCGAGCGCTCAAGGAGGGATTGGCAGGCCAGGAACTCGGCGCGCACTCGATGTTCTGA